The DNA segment TCGGTACAACACATTAGAAATAtagtactaatatatgatatttgagtaccaAATGTATTGAATCTGATAcagatatatgatttttgagttttcaaaaatcaaacatatGCTGCAAGTGTTGATATTAATAAAGTTGTTCAGATATTTATATATACTTCAAATCTAATATTTTGTACCAGATCTAAACATATTAATGCTagaatatcatatattagtatcatattttcaatattttgtattgaatttcaCCTATGAAAAGATATGTGGATTgcaaaaaaacatattttttctaGCGGCGACGAAAAACAAACTTGAGTTTGggtatatgatttaaattaattttacccataaattaatatgtagaatgaattatttttttaaaaaaaaataataaaaaaaattttgattgaaTAGGAATAATATAGTGTTCCCTATAAAAGTGGAGTGGTTCCACTTGTATGTCCATAACATCACATTCTTCGTGTTCTCCGCCACCCTCTTTCTCAATTTCAGATCCATTtccattcttctcttctttgatCGTACAAAAATGGCGTCTTTCGCTGCTTCCTCTGTTACCATCTCTTCTGTTTCTTGCTCATTCAAGAAAAATCAGGTTACAATCTCTGTTTCTTGGATTGGGTTGGAGTgcatttttaaggattttctttttgttttttcatgGTAAATTCTGTTCAATTGTGGAACTttgcttcttcttttttttgttCTTGTTTGGTTGATTTTCTTATGAAATTCTGATGTTCTTGAGTCGGGAATCCGTAGGACAGATTTTTAAGCGGTGCATGTTATTGatcatgattttatctttttcgaACGATTGGTTTTTGGGAATGAGGCATGCATCTTTTGGTGTTTTACGCCATCTTGATTGCATATATTCATGAGTATTTCCTGATCATTACTAATAGCTTGGCGATTTTTGGACAAAACTTCATTGTTTTCGCGGTTCGGAGCTTATCATGCTTGGGCATTATTGTTTCATGATCTCTATTCTTTATTATAATGAGTTTTTTTTCAAATCCTCGATTTCTGGTTGAATTTGATGGTCTAGAATACACTAATCGGCCGCCCATGCGACTCAAAACCCGGTAAGAGACTACCTAGatgaatatatgattttttttaaaaaaatcatttggcATATTAATCCATCAATTTTGTATTGGATGAAGAGGATTAATatgtcatggattttgagtttgaatcagatacagaaaaattattgaaaaaatatggGTGAACAAAAAGAATTACACATTTAGGCTAAAAAAACCGACGGTCATTATACTGCTTTTTACAACACTGATTTTTCACAGGAAATATGTGTTCTGTTTGTCTCACTGATTCAATTCCGTATTTTTGGTTCATTAAAAGAGAACTTTGTTAGACAGCAGCCTCTAATGCTCTAAGGAACTTGCTGCTTCTTTCgacttttcaaaaaattcagcgGCCTGTTGTCATCTATTTCTTGATGAATTTTGTATTGGAGGCATTATTTTAGGCTATCTGAGCTTGCATTCGTTTCCACCAATTCATTCGATCAATTCGGTTTAAGATGGCTTCCTATGATTAACAGTCTCTTAATAGTATTTGTCTTATGTTTACATCTTGTTTTACTGATTGGATAGTTTACGGGTTTGAGTAGGTCTCAAATCTGAGGAAGGCGTCACTTTCGTTCGCTGGAAAGGGCTTCCTGAGTTGGAAACGTCCGGCCCTCCATTTCCGAGTTTCCTGTGCGGTATGTTTTTATACAACTATTATCAGTTCTTGATCATATTAACATGTCTTGCTTGATTATATTCTTCATTGCTTGCTTAAGCTTCTTGCTGTGACTTCTCGGCTGATTGAGTTGTTTTAGCAAGAAAAGAAATTGGAAACCAGTCGATCAACATTTTATTTAAACCACAATTGTTGAAAAAATTACAAGGGTGCATAGTAGGAATTAATTTCAGTATGAACTCACATATCTCTTGCATAAGTTTCTTGCTGATTTGTTTGAGCAGGCCAAACAAGAAACAGTGAGCAAAGTGTGTGAAATTGTGAGAAAGCAACTGGCTCTTCCTGCTGATCGTGATGTCACCGGAGACTCAAAGTTTGCAACACTTGGTGCTGATTCTCTTGACACGGTAATCCCTTGCTCGAAATTACTTGGTGCAAAGCAAACTTCTTTCTATCATCATTAGTGTAGTCCTTTTGCCTGATCACGTCCGATGAGCCCTTTTTCCTAGCATCATCATATATGATTGTTCATAGATAGATGGCATTTTATGAATGAAATGAGGAATCATCGCACGTCGGAGACGATCACCGGGTTTTCATTCTCACAAAATGGTTTTTTTTAGGCAAAGCAAAGCAATATCCTGTGTGATTACCATCATCCTTTTCTTCGTTGATTTTCTCGACATTTTTAGGTCGAGATAGTGATGGGGCTCGAGGAGGAATTTGGTATAAGCGTGGAGGAAGAAAGTGCCCAGAGCATCACCACCGTTCAAGATGCTGCAGATCTCATAGAGAAACTCATGGCGAAAAATTGACGAGCCTCGGCTTGATTCGGAAAAGCTTATTAGCAACTGCAGATCTTTGGAGCTTCTTTCATAGTTTGCAAAGAATGTGCTGTGCTTGTTTAGCTTGTTTCATTTACATTTTCGTGTTGGACTTGAATTGGGCTATATGCCTAAAATATAGCTAATAATGCCTGCTCTTCCGGTTTGGATtgaattttgaataattttgtaTTCTTAAGTTTTAGCTCCATTAAAATTCGAATACGAGGCAGAAGCCTTTTTCTCGATTATTTAATAATGTGAATTAAAACAACACCACAGGAATCGATTTTTATTTGGTTTCAAGCTTAAAAATGCTAACGTTTTCTTGTGATCGTCATTGTGAGGTATATAATGTGACAATTTTGAACAACGTTCCAATTTGACTGATTTTGTGCTATATTGAGAGTTTATTTTGTTCCGAATATCTCACTTGAAAACGGAAAACAAAATTTCAAGCAATATATTCGAACGAACATCAGAGTGTTTCTCTCGATTTAACTTCCCTTCCAATCCTGCTTAGATTAGAATTCTAAACCAAACCTGACGGAAAATGATATGCCACAATATCAAACCACACAAtaacttaataaaaaaattcataagttTATACACATAACCCCATGCACATACACCGATACACGACCACAAAATACACAGTTTATCTAATTGAATTCAAAGAATTGGACTCGAGAAAAATTTTGGATTCCAACTTAAGAGACCATATGCTCAATCAAGATGCAAGATTTATCAATTCCTACTCACCACATTCAAGAAATCGCGTTTCCATCAGGCGCTACATGATTATGATACAAAATGCACTTGATAGAAGTACCAGTGTCTGATACTGTGGAGGCCTTTTCATCAGCAGCATAAAAAGACTTCACCAGTGACCTGCGTATCGTCCCAACTCGTTGTTAGTCGAGCCCGTCTTCTTATAATTCCCATTTCGCCGAATGAAGCAACCAAATCCTTAAGCCACCAGTTCATAATTCTGTTATTCAGTAATATTTATACACGATTGTTGCTTTGAGCAGCTTGAACTCGCCATGAAAAGAATCGAATATACAGAGAGTTGAGAAACATAGTCAGGCCAAATCCTAGCCCTGATGCTATCAGAATCGATAAAACTGGTGATAAGTGAAGCTGCAAAATTAACAACAATGAAAAGTAGGATAAGAAAGAAAGAGACATTAGTAGCCAAGGTACACGTTAGAGGATAAGCATGCTCAGTTTCATTCATTCTCGTGTGTCTCAACTTGCTTTATTTTTCGGGTTTTGCAAAAGGTTCAGATGAATAGAGACGATTCACGAGTTTTTCAAGCTAACTCAAATATTATTTGATTCGATAGAAaactattaaattattaaattccaCGTTCAAATATACTTTGAaccaaatttgaaataaaattagcaTGTTCCACAGCTGGCGAGCTTTGCTAAATTATTGTTCATAAacatatttcaaattaattcaaGCTAAAATTCAAGCTTTGATTTAAGTTGAACTCAAATTCTGAGCTCCCCAAAAATGTTCAAGCTCGAGAACAAATTTAAACACACGAAGTATTTAGCTCACTTCAATGTGTTTCGGTTATTATGCCATACAGGCCGAAGAGAGAAATTATTGGCCTGAGGGACCAGCAATCCTCCCAACGATTATTCAAAACGGGAAGCAGacaacaaaaaataattttgggtATGAGTTTGAGCTGTAATTAAATGATTCTCACCAGTGCATAGAAAATATGGAGAATCAAGGCCAAAAGTGCAAACTCAACAGCTGTATAAGTCCATATGTACTCTTTAATAGCTGCACCAAAAACAGGTAAATTCTAAGATACATGCTATCAAGGTACAAACCAAAACTAAATGTCACGGAGCATTTGCATACCTAGGATAACTGCAAAGACAGATCCCGTAAATCCCAACGTGAAAGCAAATGGCGCAGAAACTATAAGTGCGTTAGTCTTCAAGTCAGGAAGCTGTAACGTAAACTAGAATGCTTATAcagtaaaaatatataaatgtcATCCAGAATAAGCATTGTCAGATGGCTTAGTTTCTACTCCATCTTTTGAAGGGGGAAATATGCAAGCGAACCAAATTAATTTCATCTTATTTCTAAATAACTTACCAATAACTGCTCAAGGAGGAAGAAATAGCAAATTGTGCTAATCAAGATGAGCACCACAAAGTCTTGCCAAGCGCTGGATATACACGTTGAAAAGACAGTCAAGTTCCTTAATCATTTATCTATAACCATATAGCATTGAACAAGAAGAATAAATTTGGTGTAAAATAGCATTGAACTTTTCGATAACATGAATTTTATTGATTGGAAATACATTTATCTATACCAGATATTAAGGAAAGGTTTTCTTTAATATCTTTGGTTCCTCAATGATCGAATTTACCAAAGTAACCgtacatttttatttatatatagacAGAGTTAGAACTTATATTTTGTCTTTCATggtaaataaaattttgaaccgACAAAAATAAtctgatttttattgaaaaacaTCAACAGCTTTTGGTATAAAAAATTAAGCTAAGCAGCTAACAACAAAGATGATACAGAGAAAATGATTTGCAACATGTAAGCACTGCCAGTGCTACGTAACGATTCCTAATAAAAGACTGTATTATGGCATAGCAAACTTGATGAACTTCAATTGTCAAACAAAATAAGAATAGTGACAATCTGGAAGTATAAGCCTTTATGTGACACAGAAAGATCACCTAATCGAATTTTGTTGGCTCAGTTCCCGATTCTCTCCCTGAGTTGCATTTGGCACTCGAAGTATTATAACAGGTAAATTCGAAACTTCTTTCCCACAGACCTCGCAAAAGGTGTTTCCTTTCATGCTAAACCATTTTATCGCACAATCTTCATGCACTAGTTGTAGTGCACCTTTACAGCTGCATTCCATCTTGAGTATGTTTCTTTCATCACACGTATCAAGACAGATTCGGCAGACAGCTTCCTCTTCTGGAATCTCATGATCCTCCATGACAGGTTCAGGTGTTATTTGATCTAACTCGCACGAAGCCGTCAATTTCATAGATGGAAGGTAATGAAAGCTTTAGCAAAAAAACTCAAAGTGTAGTATCAAAATAAAGTGCAACTGGGAGAAATCATATTTAGAACTAACAAATTATGCATGAAATTTACTGAGACAACTAAAAgagaaataaaataacataGTGCATATTTATGCAACATACCAGCATCATTATCTGTAGCAAGATTTCCCTTGCTGGCAAAAGATGAAGATCTTACGATGACAAAATTCTTCCCAGGCATAGAGAGAGATCGTGAAACGGTAGCATGAGATGCGCTTGCCTACAGTAAATATGCCAAATATTACGAAAGTTCAGCACACCTCTAATTTAATTTCTATTTTCTAGTCAATTTTAagatatataaacagtaaatcAATTTCTTTGGTAATAGACTTGAAGGAAACCCAGCCAATAAGGAACAGAGAAAgataaatatttttgtattttatcCATCTAAAAATATTGAATGAGGTAAACCAGATCAACAAGGTAAAATAACCGAACTAACATTACACAGTCCATTGAGTGGACTGCAATTTTTAGAGGTTATATTCATTACATAGCAATGGAAACAAGAATTACAAACATTATAAACacaaaattatttcaaaaatgggTATCCAATCTcgacaaataaattttaatcgtatttAACATATACTGAAtacaaatgttttttttttaaaaaaaaggtatGCTTATAGAACTTTCATTGATCTTTGGCACCAAACTTACAAAGAGGTATACAACTCATATTACCAGAGCTTTTTGTCTTTCACTAAATGTTCTGGTCGATGAAGGGGTTGTAATCAAAGGGGACAAGTGTGATGCAGGAGTCACTGGAAGGGACACAGACTTATTCCAAGAACAATTTCGCATAAGATTTTTCAAGGCAGGACTTTCAGGAGTTGCCTTAGAATCTGGATTTAGAAGACAACTTCTTTCACCATCTAACGTTGTCGTCCTCTTTTTAAAGCTTAAACCACGAAAAAACCCTCCCGCAGAAGAATTTCCATTTAAGACACTTGGAGACTGAGGCAAACCCTTGCCACTTTGGATGCTCGACGTGCTGGTAGCTCTTGGAGGTATTTGAAGAACTAAATCCAGACGACGATTGATAGACCCTGAATTCGCCTTCGTATCCCTGGATTCATTGCCAAGACAGTCGTCCTGTGTGAAAAGAGAAACTTCTCTCCAATATAACTTTGACTTTAcattacataatcaaataaaaaagaaactatatatagaAGAGTGTCAAGAAGTAAAACGCTTGTCACGGTTGTCATATGATTATTGCTTGAGTGCACACAAAAATGGGAATTATTCCAACCAAAAATACAACATCCCCTTAGTTCAGCTTAACATATATACAACTAAAAAACATGAGATTTACCAGACATTCACTGAGATgaatataacaaataaataattatcatAAGGTGTCAGCAAGTAATAGATTTCTCTTTGCTTTCCTTGTAAAGGAAACATGGGTATAGCCTTATATTCAACCAAAATATCTAGTAGAGGCCTTAGCTCCAAATTAGTAATCATAGGTAGAAAATCTTTTCGACCAATCTACCCACAAAACTtgcttatatatatta comes from the Henckelia pumila isolate YLH828 chromosome 1, ASM3356847v2, whole genome shotgun sequence genome and includes:
- the LOC140875156 gene encoding acyl carrier protein 1, chloroplastic-like encodes the protein MASFAASSVTISSVSCSFKKNQVSNLRKASLSFAGKGFLSWKRPALHFRVSCAAKQETVSKVCEIVRKQLALPADRDVTGDSKFATLGADSLDTVEIVMGLEEEFGISVEEESAQSITTVQDAADLIEKLMAKN
- the LOC140888878 gene encoding uncharacterized protein isoform X2, which translates into the protein MENPEAATDGNGMDNAITEDKIAETSPDDCLGNESRDTKANSGSINRRLDLVLQIPPRATSTSSIQSGKGLPQSPSVLNGNSSAGGFFRGLSFKKRTTTLDGERSCLLNPDSKATPESPALKNLMRNCSWNKSVSLPVTPASHLSPLITTPSSTRTFSERQKALASASHATVSRSLSMPGKNFVIVRSSSFASKGNLATDNDADQITPEPVMEDHEIPEEEAVCRICLDTCDERNILKMECSCKGALQLVHEDCAIKWFSMKGNTFCEVCGKEVSNLPVIILRVPNATQGENRELSQQNSISAWQDFVVLILISTICYFFLLEQLLLPDLKTNALIVSAPFAFTLGFTGSVFAVILAIKEYIWTYTAVEFALLALILHIFYALLHLSPVLSILIASGLGFGLTMFLNSLYIRFFSWRVQAAQSNNRV
- the LOC140888878 gene encoding uncharacterized protein isoform X1 — encoded protein: MENPEAATDGNGMDNAITEDKIAETSPDDCLGNESRDTKANSGSINRRLDLVLQIPPRATSTSSIQSGKGLPQSPSVLNGNSSAGGFFRGLSFKKRTTTLDGERSCLLNPDSKATPESPALKNLMRNCSWNKSVSLPVTPASHLSPLITTPSSTRTFSERQKALASASHATVSRSLSMPGKNFVIVRSSSFASKGNLATDNDADQITPEPVMEDHEIPEEEAVCRICLDTCDERNILKMECSCKGALQLVHEDCAIKWFSMKGNTFCEVCGKEVSNLPVIILRVPNATQGENRELSQQNSISAWQDFVVLILISTICYFFLLEQLLFTLQLPDLKTNALIVSAPFAFTLGFTGSVFAVILAIKEYIWTYTAVEFALLALILHIFYALLHLSPVLSILIASGLGFGLTMFLNSLYIRFFSWRVQAAQSNNRV